Proteins co-encoded in one Cupriavidus metallidurans CH34 genomic window:
- a CDS encoding EamA family transporter — translation MPLSRIKQSDSLLAVLALIGSMASLCIGTSFAKSLFASIGAQGTTALRVSFAAVILICVWRPWRFPLSGKNARAIALYGAALGGTNLLFYMSLRTIPLGLAIAIEFTGPLAVAVLSSRRAIDFLWIGCAVTGLILLLPLGEAATHLDPVGIGFALAAGVGWALYIVFGQMAGNAHGGQATSLGMTMAALVALPFGLGHAGLEMFSPALLLSGLAVGILSSAIPYSLEMVALKRLPRRTFGILLSLEPAMGALAGLAFLNEQLTPIQWVAIAAIIVASIGCTATSKSKR, via the coding sequence TTGCCTCTCTCGCGCATAAAACAAAGCGACAGCCTGCTGGCTGTGCTGGCCCTGATCGGCTCGATGGCGTCGCTCTGCATCGGCACATCATTTGCCAAAAGCCTGTTTGCGTCGATCGGCGCACAGGGCACCACCGCGCTGCGAGTGAGCTTTGCGGCGGTAATCCTGATCTGCGTCTGGCGCCCCTGGCGTTTTCCGCTCTCCGGCAAGAATGCCCGCGCCATCGCCCTTTATGGCGCCGCGCTGGGCGGGACCAACCTGCTGTTCTACATGTCGTTGCGGACGATCCCGCTCGGGCTGGCGATCGCCATCGAATTCACCGGTCCGCTGGCGGTTGCCGTGCTTTCGTCACGCCGCGCGATCGACTTTCTGTGGATTGGCTGCGCGGTCACCGGACTGATTCTGCTGCTGCCGCTTGGCGAAGCCGCCACGCACCTCGACCCCGTAGGCATTGGCTTCGCCCTCGCCGCAGGTGTGGGCTGGGCGCTGTATATCGTGTTCGGCCAGATGGCGGGCAACGCCCATGGCGGCCAGGCCACGTCCCTGGGGATGACCATGGCGGCATTGGTCGCCTTGCCATTCGGACTGGGCCACGCCGGACTGGAGATGTTCAGCCCGGCTCTTCTGCTTTCCGGCTTGGCGGTCGGCATTCTTTCCAGCGCGATCCCGTATTCGCTGGAAATGGTAGCCCTCAAGCGGCTCCCCCGGCGCACGTTCGGCATCTTGTTGAGTCTGGAGCCAGCCATGGGCGCCCTGGCGGGCCTGGCATTCCTGAACGAACAACTGACGCCGATTCAGTGGGTAGCGATTGCCGCGATCATCGTCGCGTCGATTGGTTGTACGGCTACGTCGAAAAGCAAGCGTTAA
- the kbl gene encoding glycine C-acetyltransferase, giving the protein MSSAEAFYASIRAELDSIRAAGLYKRERVIATPQGAKIRTADGREVINLCANNYLGLSSHPKVIEAAHEALRTHGYGLSSVRFICGTQDLHKELEGRLARFLGTEDTILYGSAFDANGGLFETILGPEDAVISDELNHASIIDGIRLSKARRLRYRHNDLDDLRAQLRQADADGARFKLVFSDGVFSMDGTVARLDEIRKICDEHGALLGIDECHATGFMGARGRGTHEARGVFGKIDIITGTLGKALGGASGGFTSGRKEVVELLRQRSRPYLFSNTVAPAIVGGSIAVLDILEGSTELRDRLEQNTQFFREGIAKLGFDIKPGDHPIVPIMVYDAEKAQQLADRLLELGVYVVGFFYPVVPKGQARIRVQMSAVHDAVTLQSALDAFGQAGRELGLIR; this is encoded by the coding sequence ATGTCGAGTGCCGAGGCCTTTTATGCATCCATCCGCGCGGAGCTGGATTCGATCCGCGCCGCGGGCCTGTACAAGCGCGAGCGCGTCATCGCCACGCCGCAGGGCGCCAAGATCCGCACGGCGGACGGTCGCGAGGTGATCAACCTGTGCGCCAACAACTACCTTGGGCTGTCGTCGCACCCCAAGGTCATCGAAGCCGCGCACGAGGCGCTGCGCACGCATGGCTATGGGCTGTCGTCGGTACGCTTTATCTGCGGCACGCAGGATCTGCACAAGGAACTGGAGGGGCGTCTGGCCCGGTTCCTGGGCACCGAGGACACCATCCTCTATGGCTCGGCCTTCGATGCGAACGGTGGGCTGTTCGAGACCATCCTCGGCCCCGAAGACGCCGTGATCAGTGATGAACTGAACCACGCGTCGATCATCGACGGCATCCGCCTGTCCAAGGCGCGACGCCTTCGCTACCGGCACAACGATCTGGACGACCTGCGCGCCCAATTGCGGCAGGCCGATGCGGATGGCGCACGCTTCAAGCTCGTCTTTAGCGATGGCGTGTTCTCGATGGACGGCACCGTTGCGCGGCTGGACGAGATCCGGAAGATCTGCGACGAGCATGGCGCGCTGCTCGGCATTGACGAATGCCACGCCACGGGCTTCATGGGCGCGCGTGGGCGAGGCACGCACGAGGCGCGCGGGGTGTTCGGCAAGATCGACATCATCACGGGCACGCTGGGCAAGGCGCTCGGTGGCGCATCGGGCGGCTTTACCTCCGGGCGCAAGGAAGTCGTCGAGCTCTTGCGCCAGCGTTCCCGACCCTATCTTTTTTCGAATACCGTGGCGCCGGCCATCGTTGGCGGCAGCATTGCCGTGCTCGATATCCTGGAAGGCAGTACCGAGCTGCGGGACCGGCTGGAGCAGAACACCCAGTTCTTCCGCGAAGGCATCGCGAAGCTTGGCTTCGACATCAAGCCCGGCGACCATCCGATCGTGCCGATTATGGTCTATGACGCCGAAAAGGCGCAGCAGCTGGCTGACAGACTGCTGGAACTCGGTGTGTACGTAGTCGGTTTCTTCTATCCCGTGGTCCCGAAGGGACAGGCACGTATCCGCGTGCAGATGAGCGCTGTGCACGATGCGGTGACGCTGCAGTCCGCTCTTGATGCCTTCGGCCAGGCAGGCCGTGAATTGGGGCTGATTCGATGA
- a CDS encoding helix-turn-helix domain-containing protein, which translates to MSQPSPSKTPMTAEGPPAVGSALQALRQSQQLSLDELSRRAGVSKSMLSQIERNLANPTVAVLWRLANALGVSLTDFLAQGTAAPQAPAITVVPPHATPALKSPDTRCELRILGPIDMAGRFEWYELSIQPGGVLASEPHEAGTQEHLSVLTGSMTVRSGGDEKKLKHGDTARYGADVAHAIGNPGKSVATALLVVVHPGT; encoded by the coding sequence ATGTCGCAACCCTCCCCCTCCAAAACGCCGATGACGGCCGAGGGGCCGCCAGCCGTAGGCAGCGCGCTGCAGGCGCTTCGGCAGAGCCAGCAACTGTCCCTGGACGAGCTGTCGCGCCGCGCCGGTGTCTCCAAGTCTATGCTTTCGCAGATCGAACGGAACCTGGCGAACCCGACCGTGGCGGTGCTGTGGCGGCTGGCCAACGCGCTCGGCGTCAGCCTGACGGACTTCCTGGCACAAGGGACTGCAGCGCCACAGGCGCCCGCCATCACCGTGGTGCCACCCCATGCCACACCGGCGCTCAAGAGCCCCGATACCCGCTGCGAGCTACGCATCCTTGGTCCGATCGACATGGCGGGGCGCTTCGAATGGTATGAGCTGTCGATCCAGCCGGGCGGCGTGCTGGCGTCGGAGCCACATGAAGCAGGCACGCAGGAGCATCTGTCGGTGCTGACCGGGTCGATGACCGTCCGGTCAGGTGGCGACGAGAAGAAGCTGAAGCACGGCGATACCGCACGCTACGGCGCGGATGTGGCGCATGCCATTGGTAATCCGGGCAAAAGCGTGGCAACGGCCTTGCTGGTCGTAGTTCATCCGGGGACCTGA
- a CDS encoding MFS transporter: protein MQNTPGKEPSIPGRQSDIPARLDRLPWSAWHWRVAIALGIAWVLDGLEVTLVGSVGAVLERPDTLALNATQVGWSGSLYVLGAVIGALAFGRMADRLGRKKLFLATLFVYMAATLATAFSPNFAFFAACRFVTGLGIGGEYAAINSAIDELIPARVRGRVNLAINGSFWLGAALGAGLSLLLLDPRVLGPVWGWRACFALGALLAVAIVLIRRHVPESPRWLATHGRHAEAEQVIAGIEAAITRRHGPLPPVHDAVLVYYGGKPVPPLRDVVRLLVRRYRTRSAVTFALMVAQAFFYNAIFFTYALVLTRFLGVPEERVALYIFPFAIGNALGPLLLGPLFDRIGRRKMIALTYVLSGIGLAATGWAFMSGWLDARSQALCWSAVFFLASAAASSAYLTASEVFPLEMRALAISVFYAVGTGVGGFIAPVLFGALIETGSRGAVAVGYAIGATLVIVAGAMALKYGVDAERKPLEEVAPPLGTDDE, encoded by the coding sequence GTGCAAAACACACCCGGAAAGGAGCCCTCCATCCCCGGCCGGCAATCCGACATTCCCGCACGCCTCGATCGCCTGCCATGGTCCGCCTGGCACTGGCGCGTCGCGATCGCGCTAGGCATCGCCTGGGTGCTGGACGGCCTCGAAGTCACGCTGGTCGGCTCGGTCGGCGCGGTGCTCGAGCGGCCGGACACACTTGCGCTCAATGCCACGCAGGTCGGCTGGTCCGGTTCGCTTTACGTGCTCGGCGCCGTGATCGGCGCGCTTGCCTTCGGCCGCATGGCTGACAGGCTCGGCCGCAAGAAGCTGTTCCTGGCCACGCTGTTCGTCTACATGGCGGCGACGCTGGCAACCGCGTTCTCCCCCAACTTCGCGTTCTTCGCGGCCTGCCGCTTCGTGACCGGGCTTGGCATCGGCGGCGAGTACGCAGCCATAAATTCGGCGATCGACGAACTGATTCCTGCCCGCGTGCGCGGCAGGGTCAATCTGGCGATCAACGGCAGTTTCTGGCTGGGTGCGGCACTCGGTGCCGGCCTGAGTCTGCTTCTTCTGGATCCACGGGTGCTGGGCCCCGTATGGGGCTGGCGCGCATGCTTCGCGCTGGGCGCGCTGCTGGCAGTGGCGATCGTGTTGATCCGGCGCCATGTGCCGGAAAGCCCGCGCTGGCTGGCCACGCACGGCCGCCATGCCGAGGCCGAGCAGGTGATCGCAGGTATCGAGGCTGCGATCACCCGACGGCACGGTCCGCTGCCCCCGGTCCATGACGCGGTGCTGGTCTACTACGGGGGCAAACCCGTGCCTCCCCTGCGCGACGTCGTGCGGTTGCTGGTCCGTCGCTACCGGACACGCAGCGCCGTCACCTTCGCCCTGATGGTGGCGCAGGCCTTCTTCTACAATGCGATCTTCTTTACTTACGCCCTGGTGCTGACACGCTTCCTGGGCGTGCCGGAGGAACGCGTCGCGCTCTATATCTTTCCGTTCGCAATCGGCAACGCCTTGGGGCCCTTGTTGCTCGGCCCGCTGTTCGATCGCATCGGCCGCCGCAAGATGATTGCGCTGACCTATGTGCTCTCCGGCATCGGGCTGGCCGCCACCGGATGGGCATTCATGTCCGGCTGGCTCGACGCCAGATCGCAAGCGCTGTGCTGGTCCGCAGTGTTCTTCCTTGCCTCAGCCGCGGCCAGTTCGGCCTACCTGACCGCCAGCGAAGTCTTCCCGCTCGAAATGCGGGCGCTGGCAATCTCCGTGTTCTACGCGGTGGGCACGGGCGTCGGTGGGTTCATCGCACCCGTGCTGTTCGGGGCGTTGATCGAAACAGGTAGCCGAGGCGCCGTGGCGGTAGGCTACGCCATCGGCGCAACCCTGGTCATCGTGGCGGGGGCGATGGCCCTGAAGTACGGGGTGGATGCCGAGCGAAAGCCGCTGGAGGAAGTCGCGCCGCCATTGGGGACCGATGACGAGTGA
- a CDS encoding GNAT family N-acetyltransferase produces MSRVEDDNQVATPISEENWTGRSGVRLTLRAARGADQAGLRMFVDSLSRESRYFRFLTGGRVTDEIVQGFVSHRKARDVALVVTYREADGAETIVANAEYVVNEEDVAELAVVVADAWQGQGLGRRLIQRLQQLAGSGQLRGMRGDVLSENRRMLAIMRDCGFSARRNPEDSFLHEVSLTLAEARASAREHRMPRDWFAAH; encoded by the coding sequence ATGAGCCGTGTCGAAGACGACAACCAGGTGGCGACACCGATCAGTGAAGAAAACTGGACCGGCCGCAGCGGCGTTCGGTTGACGCTTCGGGCCGCGCGCGGGGCAGATCAGGCCGGGTTGCGGATGTTTGTCGACAGCTTGTCACGCGAAAGCCGCTACTTCCGCTTCCTGACTGGTGGGCGGGTGACTGACGAGATCGTTCAAGGCTTCGTGAGCCATCGGAAGGCGCGGGATGTGGCGCTCGTGGTGACGTACCGCGAGGCGGATGGTGCCGAAACCATCGTCGCCAATGCCGAATATGTGGTGAACGAGGAGGATGTTGCCGAACTGGCCGTTGTGGTCGCCGATGCGTGGCAGGGCCAGGGTCTGGGTCGCCGGCTGATACAGCGGCTGCAGCAACTGGCCGGATCGGGGCAACTGCGTGGAATGCGGGGCGACGTTCTCAGCGAGAACCGCCGGATGCTGGCGATCATGCGGGATTGCGGATTTTCCGCACGCCGCAACCCCGAGGACAGCTTCCTGCATGAGGTCAGCCTGACCCTGGCAGAGGCGCGGGCGTCAGCGCGGGAACACCGGATGCCGCGCGACTGGTTCGCCGCCCATTAA
- a CDS encoding SDR family NAD(P)-dependent oxidoreductase, giving the protein MDSTAARRHVVITGAAGALGRAVASRFAAEGARLALIDRDLQHLQSVFAHPEPDHGGTLLHAADVTSDTAMAPVAAAILDAFGTVDVLVHVAGGFEMGEATHAMSRESWMRMMDLNAWSFVAVTSHFIPAMLFQRHGKVVAVSARGAMAGAATMAAYAASKSALQRLVESLSHEVRGAGINVNSVAPSILDTPANRQAMPSVDHTRWVSTGAAARAVAFLASDAAEAVHGQHMVLDGLS; this is encoded by the coding sequence ATGGACTCGACCGCTGCCCGTCGTCATGTCGTCATCACCGGAGCCGCCGGCGCGCTAGGCCGTGCAGTGGCCAGCCGCTTTGCCGCCGAGGGTGCCAGATTGGCGCTGATCGACCGGGACCTGCAGCACTTGCAAAGCGTATTCGCTCATCCCGAGCCCGATCACGGCGGCACGCTGCTTCACGCGGCCGATGTCACGTCGGACACCGCGATGGCACCGGTTGCGGCGGCAATCCTCGACGCCTTCGGTACGGTAGACGTACTGGTGCATGTGGCCGGCGGCTTTGAAATGGGCGAGGCCACTCACGCCATGAGCCGGGAATCGTGGATGCGGATGATGGACCTGAATGCGTGGTCGTTCGTTGCGGTCACCAGCCACTTCATTCCCGCCATGCTGTTCCAGAGGCACGGCAAAGTCGTTGCGGTGTCGGCGCGTGGTGCCATGGCCGGCGCGGCGACGATGGCGGCCTATGCGGCATCCAAGAGCGCGCTGCAACGGCTCGTGGAAAGCCTGTCGCATGAGGTAAGGGGTGCAGGCATCAACGTGAACAGCGTCGCCCCGAGTATCCTCGATACCCCGGCCAATCGTCAGGCCATGCCCTCGGTCGACCATACGCGCTGGGTATCGACCGGCGCCGCGGCACGGGCGGTGGCGTTCCTGGCCTCTGATGCGGCAGAAGCGGTTCATGGGCAGCATATGGTGCTGGATGGGTTGAGTTGA
- the acpA gene encoding acid phosphatase, whose protein sequence is MSRLTRLWPLAAIAAASLTACGGSDSGTASTPAATTSGVVTGSYFEHAKVCIDANANAQCDSGEASTYTDAKGAFTLTGQGAVVAEIGTDAFRNDDTGAHNAVTRKLVFRAPAGANAVVSAISTELAALMDSNGGKLDDARNQLATRLGVTADKLLEDHNKETDSNIKATLQAEIEQAIDLIATAVASGGDIGTAIRDGVTKRVALQNIKNVVVIYAENRGFDNLYGLFPGANGIPGVNPTAVGTVEPQKDFDGSTLASLPPTWGGFTASGQTVTLPQASTVGWANKPFRIDDPAGVNGTGVVVGQNVITRDLVHRFYNNQMQINGGKNDKFTAFSDAGGLVMGYYDGSAMSMWKLAQQYTLADNFFMGAFGGSFLNHQYLVCACAPVYPNAETSVASGSISVVDTDANGNFKSLSLKPTSPASIQTGTAQYVNDSTLTAKDGTGVYYAVNTMQPPYQPSGNAPASTDSTKLLADPTKATTLPAQTQDTIASLLDRRGISWAWYSGAWSAVTANSALIYNNTTPNFQPHHQPFNYYSAFSPIDHADYRAAHLKDYDSSFLADAAAGKLPAVSFYKPQGNLNQHAGYANVTDGDAHIANVIAQLQKSPQWNNMLIVVTYDENGGFYDHAPVPKADRWGPGTRIPAIVISPFAKRGFVDHTQYDTASVLRFITHRFALPTLPGLKLRDDSLIANGKPAMGDLTNALTFPAQ, encoded by the coding sequence ATGAGCCGTCTCACTCGTCTGTGGCCATTGGCCGCAATCGCCGCCGCATCGCTGACCGCCTGCGGTGGCAGCGATTCCGGCACCGCCAGCACCCCCGCCGCCACCACCTCCGGCGTTGTGACTGGCAGCTACTTCGAGCACGCGAAAGTCTGTATCGACGCCAACGCCAACGCCCAGTGCGATAGCGGCGAAGCATCGACCTATACCGATGCCAAGGGCGCTTTCACGCTGACGGGCCAGGGCGCCGTGGTGGCCGAGATCGGCACGGATGCCTTCCGCAACGACGACACGGGCGCCCACAACGCCGTGACGCGCAAGCTCGTGTTCCGCGCCCCGGCCGGCGCCAATGCCGTGGTGAGCGCAATCTCGACCGAACTGGCCGCGCTGATGGACAGCAACGGCGGCAAGCTCGACGACGCACGCAATCAACTGGCTACCCGCCTGGGCGTCACCGCCGACAAACTGCTGGAAGACCACAATAAGGAAACCGACAGCAACATCAAGGCCACGCTGCAGGCCGAGATCGAGCAGGCGATCGACCTGATCGCCACGGCCGTGGCATCGGGCGGCGACATCGGCACCGCGATCCGTGATGGCGTGACCAAGCGCGTCGCGCTGCAGAACATCAAGAACGTCGTGGTGATCTACGCCGAGAACCGCGGCTTCGACAACCTCTACGGCCTGTTCCCCGGCGCCAACGGCATTCCAGGCGTGAACCCGACGGCCGTGGGTACCGTGGAACCGCAGAAGGACTTTGACGGCTCGACGCTGGCCTCGCTGCCCCCGACCTGGGGCGGCTTCACCGCCAGCGGCCAGACTGTCACGCTCCCGCAGGCCAGCACCGTGGGCTGGGCCAACAAGCCGTTCCGTATCGACGACCCGGCCGGCGTGAACGGCACGGGCGTGGTGGTGGGCCAGAACGTGATCACGCGTGACCTGGTGCACCGCTTCTATAACAACCAGATGCAGATCAACGGCGGCAAGAACGACAAGTTCACGGCGTTCTCCGACGCCGGCGGCCTGGTCATGGGCTACTACGACGGCAGCGCCATGTCGATGTGGAAGCTCGCCCAGCAGTACACGCTGGCCGACAACTTCTTCATGGGCGCGTTCGGCGGCTCGTTCCTGAACCACCAGTACCTGGTCTGCGCCTGCGCGCCGGTCTACCCGAATGCCGAAACCTCGGTGGCCTCGGGTTCGATTTCGGTCGTCGACACGGACGCCAACGGCAACTTCAAGAGCCTGTCGCTCAAGCCCACGAGCCCCGCCAGCATCCAGACCGGCACCGCCCAGTACGTGAACGACAGCACGCTGACCGCCAAGGACGGCACCGGCGTCTACTACGCGGTCAACACGATGCAGCCGCCGTACCAGCCGAGCGGCAACGCACCTGCGTCGACGGACTCGACCAAGCTGCTGGCCGACCCGACCAAGGCCACCACGCTGCCTGCCCAGACCCAGGACACGATCGCCTCGCTGCTGGACCGCCGCGGCATCAGCTGGGCCTGGTACTCGGGCGCATGGAGCGCCGTGACCGCCAATAGCGCGCTGATTTACAACAACACCACGCCGAACTTCCAGCCGCACCACCAGCCGTTCAACTACTACTCGGCCTTCAGCCCGATCGATCACGCAGACTATCGCGCGGCTCACCTGAAGGACTACGACTCGTCGTTCCTGGCTGATGCGGCAGCGGGCAAGCTGCCGGCCGTCTCGTTCTACAAGCCGCAAGGCAACCTGAACCAGCACGCCGGCTATGCCAACGTGACCGACGGCGATGCCCACATCGCCAACGTGATCGCCCAGCTTCAGAAGAGCCCGCAGTGGAACAACATGCTGATCGTGGTGACGTACGACGAGAACGGTGGCTTCTATGACCACGCACCGGTGCCTAAGGCCGACCGCTGGGGCCCGGGTACCCGTATCCCTGCCATCGTGATCTCGCCGTTCGCCAAGCGCGGCTTCGTCGATCACACGCAATACGACACCGCTTCGGTGCTGCGTTTCATCACGCACCGCTTCGCGCTGCCGACGCTGCCTGGCCTGAAGCTGCGTGACGATTCGCTGATCGCAAACGGCAAGCCGGCGATGGGCGACCTGACCAATGCGCTGACATTCCCGGCGCAGTAA
- a CDS encoding winged helix-turn-helix transcriptional regulator encodes MTTPPPVDLTNCSIAATLSLIGEKWTILILRDVFSGVRRFDDFLERLQCSPAVLSARLKTLTEAGLLRKVSYKEPGERERFAYHPTRAAVDLLPVLVGLMQWGDAHMADDGSGPAEVRSKLSGLKVRAALIDEAGETVSPSDMQLLAVPASTDTAA; translated from the coding sequence ATGACCACGCCACCGCCCGTCGACCTCACGAACTGCTCGATTGCCGCCACGCTCTCGTTGATTGGCGAGAAGTGGACGATTCTTATCTTGCGCGATGTGTTCTCCGGAGTACGCCGCTTCGATGACTTCCTCGAGCGCCTGCAATGCTCGCCGGCCGTACTGTCGGCACGGCTCAAGACGCTGACCGAGGCAGGATTGCTGCGCAAGGTCAGCTACAAGGAGCCTGGAGAGCGGGAGCGCTTCGCCTACCATCCAACGCGCGCGGCGGTCGATCTGCTTCCCGTCCTGGTCGGACTGATGCAATGGGGCGATGCCCATATGGCAGACGACGGTAGCGGCCCGGCCGAAGTCCGCTCCAAACTCTCCGGACTCAAGGTGCGTGCCGCATTGATCGACGAGGCTGGGGAGACTGTCTCACCCTCGGACATGCAACTGCTGGCCGTCCCCGCCTCCACCGACACGGCCGCCTAA
- a CDS encoding PIN domain-containing protein gives MIGLDTNVLVRFIAQETSAEGQLAHALLRQLTPEHPGFVSLIAITELAWVLARSYHATRREIQRVVESLLGWPALLIEAHDIVQRAAHRFAKVSCDLPTA, from the coding sequence ATGATCGGACTCGACACGAATGTGCTGGTTCGATTCATCGCTCAGGAAACTAGTGCTGAAGGACAGCTGGCACATGCGCTACTCCGTCAACTGACGCCAGAACACCCGGGCTTTGTTTCGCTGATTGCGATTACGGAACTCGCCTGGGTACTGGCTCGCTCTTACCACGCCACGCGCCGGGAGATCCAGCGCGTGGTCGAATCCCTCCTCGGTTGGCCAGCTCTGCTGATAGAGGCACATGACATCGTGCAACGCGCGGCGCACCGGTTCGCGAAGGTTTCGTGCGATTTGCCGACTGCCTGA
- a CDS encoding cytochrome-c peroxidase, translating into MTLPPLLWNAAFPSPITWLRAAGGLLIALLVSLTSGCGKQEAAAGTPAAAAQPVAVVSTASAPKPASPKPFYAMMAERRPNIPALTALGKTLFFDPALSASGKQSCASCHSPDHAYGPPNDLSVQLGGVDMSRTGVRAAPSLRYVQNVPAYTDHYHENDGNDAEDQGPTGGHNWDGRANSAHEQARIPLLSPHEMANGEPRVVVEKIRKGPHAETFRKVLGQDVLDDDDTAFNAVLMALEVFQETPSEFYPYTSKYDAVLRGQAKLTPQEARGLRVFNDPNKGNCAACHPGDIREGAFPAFSDFGFIAVGAPRNRKLAGNADPEFHDLGLCGPDRTDLKDRADYCGLFRTPSLRNVALRHAFFHNGVFHSLDEVLHFYAERDVKPQKWYPRGKDGKVWKFDDLPEPYQANVNMEAPFGGKPGDKPLMTEGEMRDVIAFLNTLTDGYKVPAAASVR; encoded by the coding sequence ATGACCCTGCCGCCGCTGCTTTGGAATGCCGCGTTTCCCTCGCCGATCACGTGGCTGCGTGCCGCAGGCGGTCTGTTGATCGCGCTTCTGGTCAGCCTGACCTCGGGCTGCGGCAAGCAGGAGGCGGCTGCGGGCACGCCGGCCGCCGCAGCGCAACCGGTGGCAGTCGTCAGCACGGCAAGCGCGCCGAAGCCCGCAAGTCCGAAGCCGTTCTACGCAATGATGGCCGAGCGTCGGCCCAACATCCCGGCCCTGACGGCTCTCGGCAAGACGCTCTTCTTCGATCCGGCGCTCTCGGCGTCGGGCAAGCAGTCGTGCGCGAGTTGCCATAGCCCCGATCACGCCTATGGGCCGCCGAATGATCTGTCCGTGCAACTCGGCGGCGTTGACATGAGCCGCACGGGCGTGCGTGCCGCGCCGTCACTGCGTTACGTGCAGAACGTGCCGGCCTATACCGACCACTATCACGAGAACGACGGCAACGACGCCGAGGATCAGGGTCCGACCGGTGGGCACAACTGGGATGGTCGCGCGAACTCCGCGCACGAGCAGGCGCGCATCCCGTTGCTGTCGCCGCACGAGATGGCCAATGGCGAGCCGCGCGTGGTGGTCGAGAAGATCCGGAAGGGGCCCCATGCCGAGACTTTCCGCAAGGTGCTGGGGCAGGATGTGCTTGACGATGACGATACCGCGTTCAATGCAGTGCTGATGGCCCTGGAGGTATTCCAGGAGACGCCGTCGGAGTTCTATCCCTATACCAGCAAGTACGACGCCGTGCTGCGCGGGCAGGCAAAGCTGACCCCCCAGGAGGCACGCGGCCTGCGCGTCTTCAACGATCCGAACAAGGGCAACTGCGCCGCGTGCCATCCGGGCGATATTCGCGAGGGCGCATTCCCGGCTTTCTCGGATTTCGGATTCATCGCCGTGGGTGCGCCACGCAATCGCAAGCTTGCCGGCAATGCCGATCCAGAATTCCACGATTTGGGGCTCTGCGGCCCGGATCGCACCGATCTCAAGGATCGTGCCGACTATTGCGGCCTGTTCCGGACGCCGTCACTGCGCAACGTTGCACTGCGTCATGCGTTTTTCCACAATGGTGTATTCCATTCTCTGGACGAGGTGCTGCACTTCTACGCCGAACGCGATGTGAAGCCGCAGAAGTGGTACCCGCGCGGCAAGGACGGCAAGGTGTGGAAGTTCGATGACCTGCCCGAGCCCTATCAGGCCAACGTCAACATGGAAGCCCCGTTCGGCGGCAAGCCTGGCGACAAGCCCTTGATGACCGAAGGGGAAATGCGCGACGTGATCGCGTTTCTGAATACGTTGACGGATGGATACAAGGTGCCGGCAGCAGCGTCGGTGCGATGA